From the genome of Chanos chanos chromosome 5, fChaCha1.1, whole genome shotgun sequence, one region includes:
- the stx4 gene encoding syntaxin-4, producing the protein MRDRTKELGNAAHSSDEDEESTALVIKPGTGTSVKEEKENEAFFRKVQEVREGLETLKKKVSDLENKQKTVLGVPLPEDSMKKELQTLRDEIKTMASGIHKKLKSLEPKKIEDDGKYVPINLRMQKAQHGVLSRDFVELMGRCNTIQAQYRDRNVERIQRQLKITGSNVSEEELESMLESGQTDVFTQNILIDAKATKQALNEIETRHDEIMKLERSIRDLHEMFQYLAMEVEAQGEMVDRIEANIISSSNYVEKAVADTGAAVVSQKKARKKKLWIALCCFILIIIIAIALAVSFGS; encoded by the exons ATGCGGGACCGGACTAAAGAACTGGGCAAT GCTGCCCATTCAtcagatgaagatgaggaaagCACAGCACTTGTCATTAAGCCAGGAACAGGCACTTCAGttaaggaagagaaagagaatgaagccTTCTTCCGAAAG GTTCAAGAGGTCAGAGAGGGTCTTGAAACTCTTAAGAAGAAGGTGTCTGACCtggagaacaaacagaaaacggTTTTAGGCGTACCCTTGCCAGAGGACA GTATGAAAAAGGAACTTCAGACCCTCAGAGATGAGATCAAAACAATGGCCAGTGGCATCCACAAGAAACTGAAGA GTTTGGAACCCAAGAAAATAGAGGATGATGGGAAATACGTTCCAATAAATTTAAGAATGCAAAAAGCACAG CACGGGGTTTTATCGCGGGACTTTGTCGAACTGATGGGCCGGTGTAATACAATCCAAGCGCAGTACAGAGACAGGAATGTGGAGAGGATACAGAGGCAACTCAAAATCA CTGGTAGTAATGTGTCAGAGGAAGAGCTGGAGTCCATGCTTGAAAGTGGACAGACAGACGTCTTCACACAAAAT ATTTTGATAGATGCGAAAGCCACGAAACAGGCTCTGAACGAGATAGAAACCAGGCATGACGAGATCATGAAACTGGAGAGGAGCATCAGAGACCTACACGAAATGTTTCAGTACCTCGCTATGGAAGTAGAGGCTCAG GGTGAGATGGTGGACCGTATTGAGGCCAACATCATTAGCTCATCCAATTACGTAGAGAAGGCTGTTGCAGACACGGGGGCAGCAGTGGTATCACAAAAGAAAGCCCGCAAG aaaaagttGTGGATCGCGCTCTGCTGTTTTATTCTGATCATAATCATCGCCATAGCTTTGGCTGTGAGTTTTGGCTCCTGA
- the calcoco2 gene encoding calcium-binding and coiled-coil domain-containing protein 2 has protein sequence MSASTDDTIPVEMESSSFSQVVFNDVPHVYPPNISVTCFYTLTGGLKPTTKDWIGIYKVGWTSTTQYHTYVWVKVSSDQVGQESVIQKCDFHESYLPKDDGEFYQFCYVDGNGQVKGASTPFSFSRTPVEGGLDCSLEQDLLVITTQEQAEKMEQEREELLKKINLLSDENKILKNELDDRLKEIHRLRMQMEKSSQDKSELQSEPPKEKEPESSQQEQTLLGTSFLSDYKKEVESLSCMQERYEKAVQKINMLKQERAQLREQIEAQSAEISRLNSKEKEADQEFNKLQDEVQLLKVDLQSSRKENERLLAEMQEVRDLKVELEGARTENQSLRATLSEEEQVQKQALLKQLTDARGLLRQEIQNSKDAQKRAERLEQELRQTKEELEQRAVVLDQKNQKSSEFEAELKNTQRRLTEQEVAYKEVTEENENLRSELQKLQQTVIDLQIAAVSAAGNSIDLNLTPPPSSTTQPQSPTNPPIYENFPDIPGNPSGANNQVLVCQHCQEHFPDISEDELAIHEQSHKVCPFCTLICDTMDQQEFEDHVYSHEE, from the exons ATGAGCGCCAGCACGGACGACACGATTCCTGTGGAGATGGAATCCTCGTCATTTTCACAGGTTGTCTTTAATGACGTGCCGCACGTCTATCCTCCAAACATCTCCGTGACGTGCTTTTATACACTGACTGGTGGTTTGAAGCCCACCACTAAGGACTGGATAGGTATTTACAAG GTTGGTTGGACTTCTACAACACAGTACCACACCTATGTATGGGTGAAAGTGTCTTCTGATCAGGTGGGACAGGAATCAGTAATACAAAAATGTGACTTCCATG AGTCGTACCTCCCCAAAGATGACGGTGAATTCTATCAGTTTTGTTATGTGGATGGCAACGGTCAGGTCAAAGGAGCCAGTactcctttctccttttctcgGACGCCAGTAGAGGGAGGCCTGGACTGCAGTCTCGAACAAGATCTCTTAGTAATCACAACACAG GAGCAGGCAGAGAAgatggagcaagagagagaggagcttctgaaaaaaataaatttgctGAGTGACGAAAACAAAATCCTGAAAAACGAGCTGGatgacagactgaaagagattCACCGTCTGagg ATGCAAATGGAGAAGAGCAGTCAGGATAAGAGTGAGTTACAGTCAGAGCCACCAAAAGAGAAGGAACCTGAGAGTTCCCAGCAAGAACAGACCCTCCTCGGCACCTCGTTTCTAAGCGACTACAAGAAGGAAGTTGAG TCTCTGAGCTGCATGCAGGAGAGGTATGAGAAAGCAGTTCAGAAGATCAACATGCTGAAACAGGAGCGGGCACAGCTCAGGGAGCAGATTGAAGCCCAGAGCGCAGAGATCTCACG GTTGAACTCCAAGGAAAAAGAAGCGGATCAGGAATTTAACAAACTTCAAGATGAAGTTCAGTTGCTAAAG GTGGATCTCCAGAGCAGTCGTAAAGAGAACGAAAGGCTGCTTGCTGAAATGCAGGAAGTTCGAGATTTGAAAGTGGAACTGGAAGGGGCGAGGACTGAGAACCAGTCTTTGCGTGCCACCCTGTCGGAGGAAGAACAg GTGCAGAAGCAGGCCCTTCTCAAACAGCTGACGGATGCCAGGGGCCTTCTACGTCAGGAGATACAGAACAGTAAAGATGCGCAGAAACGTGCCGAAAGACTTGAGCAGGAACTGAGGCAGACAAAAGAAGAGCTAGAGCAGAGGGCTGTGGTCTTGGACCAGAAGAACCAAAAGAGCAGTGAATTCGAG GCAGAGCTGAAAAACACCCAGAGAAGGCTGACTGAGCAGGAAGTTGCATATAAGGAGGTGACTGAGGAAAATGaa AACCTCAGGTCGGAGTTACAGAAGCTCCAGCAGACGGTGATTGATCTCCAGATTGCCGCTGTGAGTGCTGCTGGGAACAGCATTGACCTGAACTTAACTCCACCTCCCTCATccaccacacagccacagtctCCAACCAACCCTCCCATCTACGAGAACTTCCCTGATATTCCAG GAAATCCTTCAGGTGCCAACAACCAG GTTCTGGTGTGTCAGCACTGTCAGGAGCATTTCCCGGACATCAGTGAGGATGAGCTGGCCATACACGAGCAGAGCCATAAGGTCTGTCCATTCTGTACTCTGATCTGTGACACCATGGACCAGCAGGAGTTTGAAGATCACGTTTACAGTCACGAAGAGTAG
- the snf8 gene encoding vacuolar-sorting protein SNF8 isoform X2 produces MHRRGVGAGAIAKKKLAEMSKQLETFKTHLEEFASKHKQEIRKNSQFRVQFQEMCATIGVDPLASGKGFWSEMLGVGDFYYELGVQIIEVCLALKHRNGGLITLDELHQRVLKGRGKFAQDVSQDDLVRAIKKLKAMGNGFGMIPVGGSYLVQSVPAELNMDHTVVLQLAEKKGYVTVMEIKDSLKWERERACHVLDHLLKEGLAWLDSQADGEPQYWLPALFSELSSRDVTPEEANQMTP; encoded by the exons atgcacagaaGGGGAGTCGGTGCGGGAGCCATCGCCAAAAAGAAGCTTGCCGAG aTGTCAAAACAGTTGGAAACATTCAAGACTCATCTTGAGGAGTTTGCCAGCAAGCACAAACAAGAGATTCGAAAGAATTCACAGTTCAGAGTGCAATTCCAGGAAATGTGTGCCACCATAGGAGTTGACCCACTTGCAT CTGGGAAAGGATTTTGGTCAGAGATGCTTGGAGTCGGAGACTTTTATTATGAACTAGGAGTGCAGATCATTGAAGTCTGTCTCgctttaaaacacagaaatggaG GTCTCATTACGTTAGATGAACTTCATCAGCGTGTGCTGAAAGGAAGAGGGAAATTTGCACAGGACGTGAGCCA AGACGATTTGGTACGGGCCATTAAGAAGCTGAAGGCTATGGGCAATGGATTTGGAATGATTCCTGTTGGAGGATCTTATCTTGTCCAGTCAGTCCCGGCAGAACTGAACATGGACCACACTGTTGTGCTGCAGCTGGCTGAG AAAAAAGGTTACGTCACTGTGATGGAGATTAAGGATAGCCTGAAGTGGGAGCGTGAACGGGCCTGTCACGTGCTT GATCATCTGCTGAAGGAAGGTTTGGCCTGGTTAGACTCCCAGGCTGATGGAGAGCCACAGTATTGGCTGcctgctcttttctctgaacTCTCATCCCGTGATGTCACTCCTGAGGAGGCCAATCAAATGACGCCTTGA
- the snf8 gene encoding vacuolar-sorting protein SNF8 isoform X1, whose amino-acid sequence MHRRGVGAGAIAKKKLAEAKYRERGTVLAEDQIAQMSKQLETFKTHLEEFASKHKQEIRKNSQFRVQFQEMCATIGVDPLASGKGFWSEMLGVGDFYYELGVQIIEVCLALKHRNGGLITLDELHQRVLKGRGKFAQDVSQDDLVRAIKKLKAMGNGFGMIPVGGSYLVQSVPAELNMDHTVVLQLAEKKGYVTVMEIKDSLKWERERACHVLDHLLKEGLAWLDSQADGEPQYWLPALFSELSSRDVTPEEANQMTP is encoded by the exons atgcacagaaGGGGAGTCGGTGCGGGAGCCATCGCCAAAAAGAAGCTTGCCGAG gccaaatacagagagagaggcacagtcCTAGCTGAGGACCAGATTGCACAG aTGTCAAAACAGTTGGAAACATTCAAGACTCATCTTGAGGAGTTTGCCAGCAAGCACAAACAAGAGATTCGAAAGAATTCACAGTTCAGAGTGCAATTCCAGGAAATGTGTGCCACCATAGGAGTTGACCCACTTGCAT CTGGGAAAGGATTTTGGTCAGAGATGCTTGGAGTCGGAGACTTTTATTATGAACTAGGAGTGCAGATCATTGAAGTCTGTCTCgctttaaaacacagaaatggaG GTCTCATTACGTTAGATGAACTTCATCAGCGTGTGCTGAAAGGAAGAGGGAAATTTGCACAGGACGTGAGCCA AGACGATTTGGTACGGGCCATTAAGAAGCTGAAGGCTATGGGCAATGGATTTGGAATGATTCCTGTTGGAGGATCTTATCTTGTCCAGTCAGTCCCGGCAGAACTGAACATGGACCACACTGTTGTGCTGCAGCTGGCTGAG AAAAAAGGTTACGTCACTGTGATGGAGATTAAGGATAGCCTGAAGTGGGAGCGTGAACGGGCCTGTCACGTGCTT GATCATCTGCTGAAGGAAGGTTTGGCCTGGTTAGACTCCCAGGCTGATGGAGAGCCACAGTATTGGCTGcctgctcttttctctgaacTCTCATCCCGTGATGTCACTCCTGAGGAGGCCAATCAAATGACGCCTTGA
- the msl1b gene encoding male-specific lethal 1 homolog isoform X1: MHLRPAFLTNVKLKLDKEKLDVFKPQSATAKHSTLKNPSSLVTDIHEVLGDLLSSGGQLLGNSRKLYNSHALKGTWHSLTTEQSKAGVTEALGDSSESAETLQSVTKQMGGEGTPVKNKAPLGQTNTIDHKTEFVAMNSHTNLMDSGTEPNSRGMDAVTAHNATPLELNAEGKRKNIRKSPNHPHSQATCLRQLLFLQLDLIEQQQEQLQTKDKEIDELKADRDTLLARIERMERRLQLLSKEPRDKRLFQPLERWIPDTDDFWDLDLDDKSKESAPKAQALSRGSKVQKRKFSFLDSKAQRTRGKSSKLSPQKSETGSTSPCQRDLRNKETPENNVVSGHPVDQADTEDPQEDTADLPYMTTTEMYLCCWHQPPLSPLHETSPRKEEDVASEFVPPIQEQRAYGSSAFPSWRENSVEPLREDEMFDIPESLDDGVFLKRHSKLELDEKRRKRWDIQRIREQRMLQRLQQRMEKKKSGIQEREPEFSSFYPDVEDVGSIVITPFLPVVAFGRPLPNLTQQNFELPWLDERSRCRIENQKKQTPHRTCRK; encoded by the exons ATGCACCTGCGGCCGGCTTTCTTAACAAATGTAAAATTGAAGCTGGACAAGGAGAAACTCGACGTGTTCAAACCGCAGTCAGCGACAGCAAAACATTCCACCTTGAAAAACCCTAGTTCCTTAGTCACAGATATACATGAAGTTCTTGGCGACCTACTTAGCAGCGGTGGCCAGTTACTCGGTAATTCACGGAAACTGTACAACAGTCACGCGTTGAAAGGAACCTGGCATTCATTGACGACTGAACAAAGCAAAGCAGGAGTAACTGAGGCTTTGGGGGACAGTTCAGAGAGCGCAGAGACATTGCAATCTGTAACGAAACAAATGGGGGGCGAAGGAACCCCTGTAAAAAACAAAGCTCCTCTCGGACAGACCAACACTATAGATCATAAGACGGAATTTGTCGCCATGAATTCACACACTAACTTGATGGACTCGGGGACGGAGCCTAACAGCAGAGGGATGGATGCCGTAACGGCCCACAACGCGACGCCGCTTGAGCTCAACGCTGAGGGTAAAAGAAAGAACATCAGGAAGAGCCCAAACCATCCTCACTCTCAAGCCACCTGTCTTCGACAACTACTCTTCCTTCAGCTGGACCTTATAGAGCAGCAACAAGAGCAGCTGCAGACCAAGGACAAGGAGATAGATGAGCTGAAAGCCGACAGAGACACG CTGCTGGCGCGGATCGAGAGGATGGAACGTCGGTTGCAGCTTCTCAGTAAAGAGCCGCGTGACAAACGTCTCTTTCAGCCGTTGGAGAGGTGGATCCCCGACACGGATGATTTCTGGGATTTGGATTTGGACGACAAGTCGAAAGAGTCAGCTCCGAAAGCTCAGGCGCTCAGTCGGGGTAGCAAAGTCCAAAAGAG gaAGTTCAGCTTTTTGGACTCTAAGGCACAGAGGACGCGTGGGAAATCTTCCAAACTTTCGCCACAGAAGTCAGAGACGGGTTCAACCTCTCCGTGTCAGAGGGACCTACGGAATAAAGAAACGCCAGAGAATAACGTGGTGTCTGGGCATCCGGTGGACCAAGCCGATACAGAGGATCCTCAGGAGGACACTGCAGATCTGCCTTACATGACAACTACAGAAATGTACTTATGCTGCTGGCATCAGCCTCCACTCTCTCCGCTTCATGAGACGTCTCCcagaaaagaggaggatgtCGCTAGTGAGTTTGTCCCCCCTATCCAAGAGCAACGTGCTTATGGTTCTTCTGCTT TCCCATCATGGAGAGAGAACAGCGTAGAGCCCCTGAGGGAAGATGAAATGTTCGACATCCCAGAG AGCCTGGACGACGGTGTCTTTTTGAAACGTCACTCTAAGCTGGAGTTGGATGAGAAGCGAAGGAAGAG gTGGGACATTCAGAGGATACGGGAGCAGCGGATGCTGCAGAGGCTACAACAGCGcatggagaagaaaaagagcggcattcaggagagagagcctgagtttTCCTCCTTCTACCCTGACGTCGAAGATG TGGGGTCTATAGTAATCACGCCATTTCTGCCGGTGGTGGCGTTTGGCCGACCTTTGCCGAATCTAACTCAGCA aaACTTTGAGTTGCCGTGGCTTGATGAAAGGAGTCGCTGCCGGAtagaaaatcagaaaaaacaaactcctCACAGAACCTGTCGGAAATGa
- the msl1b gene encoding male-specific lethal 1 homolog isoform X2, protein MHLRPAFLTNVKLKLDKEKLDVFKPQSATAKHSTLKNPSSLVTDIHEVLGDLLSSGGQLLGNSRKLYNSHALKGTWHSLTTEQSKAGVTEALGDSSESAETLQSVTKQMGGEGTPVKNKAPLGQTNTIDHKTEFVAMNSHTNLMDSGTEPNSRGMDAVTAHNATPLELNAEGKRKNIRKSPNHPHSQATCLRQLLFLQLDLIEQQQEQLQTKDKEIDELKADRDTLLARIERMERRLQLLSKEPRDKRLFQPLERWIPDTDDFWDLDLDDKSKESAPKAQALSRGSKVQKRKFSFLDSKAQRTRGKSSKLSPQKSETGSTSPCQRDLRNKETPENNVVSGHPVDQADTEDPQEDTADLPYMTTTEMYLCCWHQPPLSPLHETSPRKEEDVAIPSWRENSVEPLREDEMFDIPESLDDGVFLKRHSKLELDEKRRKRWDIQRIREQRMLQRLQQRMEKKKSGIQEREPEFSSFYPDVEDVGSIVITPFLPVVAFGRPLPNLTQQNFELPWLDERSRCRIENQKKQTPHRTCRK, encoded by the exons ATGCACCTGCGGCCGGCTTTCTTAACAAATGTAAAATTGAAGCTGGACAAGGAGAAACTCGACGTGTTCAAACCGCAGTCAGCGACAGCAAAACATTCCACCTTGAAAAACCCTAGTTCCTTAGTCACAGATATACATGAAGTTCTTGGCGACCTACTTAGCAGCGGTGGCCAGTTACTCGGTAATTCACGGAAACTGTACAACAGTCACGCGTTGAAAGGAACCTGGCATTCATTGACGACTGAACAAAGCAAAGCAGGAGTAACTGAGGCTTTGGGGGACAGTTCAGAGAGCGCAGAGACATTGCAATCTGTAACGAAACAAATGGGGGGCGAAGGAACCCCTGTAAAAAACAAAGCTCCTCTCGGACAGACCAACACTATAGATCATAAGACGGAATTTGTCGCCATGAATTCACACACTAACTTGATGGACTCGGGGACGGAGCCTAACAGCAGAGGGATGGATGCCGTAACGGCCCACAACGCGACGCCGCTTGAGCTCAACGCTGAGGGTAAAAGAAAGAACATCAGGAAGAGCCCAAACCATCCTCACTCTCAAGCCACCTGTCTTCGACAACTACTCTTCCTTCAGCTGGACCTTATAGAGCAGCAACAAGAGCAGCTGCAGACCAAGGACAAGGAGATAGATGAGCTGAAAGCCGACAGAGACACG CTGCTGGCGCGGATCGAGAGGATGGAACGTCGGTTGCAGCTTCTCAGTAAAGAGCCGCGTGACAAACGTCTCTTTCAGCCGTTGGAGAGGTGGATCCCCGACACGGATGATTTCTGGGATTTGGATTTGGACGACAAGTCGAAAGAGTCAGCTCCGAAAGCTCAGGCGCTCAGTCGGGGTAGCAAAGTCCAAAAGAG gaAGTTCAGCTTTTTGGACTCTAAGGCACAGAGGACGCGTGGGAAATCTTCCAAACTTTCGCCACAGAAGTCAGAGACGGGTTCAACCTCTCCGTGTCAGAGGGACCTACGGAATAAAGAAACGCCAGAGAATAACGTGGTGTCTGGGCATCCGGTGGACCAAGCCGATACAGAGGATCCTCAGGAGGACACTGCAGATCTGCCTTACATGACAACTACAGAAATGTACTTATGCTGCTGGCATCAGCCTCCACTCTCTCCGCTTCATGAGACGTCTCCcagaaaagaggaggatgtCGCTA TCCCATCATGGAGAGAGAACAGCGTAGAGCCCCTGAGGGAAGATGAAATGTTCGACATCCCAGAG AGCCTGGACGACGGTGTCTTTTTGAAACGTCACTCTAAGCTGGAGTTGGATGAGAAGCGAAGGAAGAG gTGGGACATTCAGAGGATACGGGAGCAGCGGATGCTGCAGAGGCTACAACAGCGcatggagaagaaaaagagcggcattcaggagagagagcctgagtttTCCTCCTTCTACCCTGACGTCGAAGATG TGGGGTCTATAGTAATCACGCCATTTCTGCCGGTGGTGGCGTTTGGCCGACCTTTGCCGAATCTAACTCAGCA aaACTTTGAGTTGCCGTGGCTTGATGAAAGGAGTCGCTGCCGGAtagaaaatcagaaaaaacaaactcctCACAGAACCTGTCGGAAATGa